atgattggttctttactttatttatgtgcatctaggccagatatcatgcttagtgtttgcatgtgtgctcgattccaagcggcaccaaaggaatcgcatcacttagctgtgaagcgaattcttcgatatttggcttacaccccaacattaggattatggtatccaaagggctcagagtttgatctagttggattctcggatgctgattatgctgatgacaaggtggatcgcaagtctacatcaggcacatgtcactttctgggacgatcacttgtctgttggtcttcaaagaagcagaactgtgtatcactctccactgctgaatctgaatacattgctgctggatcttgctgcgctcagcttctatggatgaagcaaacactcaaggactatggcatccatctgaaacaagtaccactctactgcgacaacgaaagcgccatcaagattgccaacaacccagttcagcactcgaagacaaagcacattgtaattcgtcatcactttctcagagatcatgtcatgaaggaagatattgatatcatacacgtcaacactgaagagcaattggcagatatcttcacaaagcccttggatgagaaaaggttttccaagttgcggtgtgagctaaatatcttggaatcctcgaatgtcctgtgatcaggcacacatcctaacaattatgcatattgatgacttagatgtgcaacacacgaagtaatgtatgtcttcaatcaataaagacttacactctgagtgtgaatacattaatgcggaattcgacttcggagcgccacgataattgtgcgccgtgtctgggtctaatacttcctatacggtgggtaacgccaccaccaaaccttatttgaagtgtttctcctggcgttacatttgctaagtcttcgcatttggtttgtcttcaatattaacatgacttcatgtttatcttcactatgttgatatggttttattctgatatatacatatattagtgttctgtcctctacagcactcacttatagctatgtcttctcgtttgaatattttgaactaagtgaatgtgatcggaccctaacctctctatacttcctatctcaaactctatctatccaaatcatatgcattctgttgaaactgtcgaatgtcttctctgcgtccttgtcaacaGAAGATACAGAggcaaacattaaatctgttttagatgctcaattcttattgcctggaacccggagaagccggaacgaccacccgacagtccaggcgtgcatgggaacatggaacaactcccaatgtgttgcatgttcgccatgtgtccctcagatgtgaaccgccaggggcacctgcgtaattgcgctgtgccgtccctctccctataaatgcacatcccatcgcggtcaaaaatctttcttccacctctccaccttgacaaaccctagcgccaccgctagctctcgacgacgccggcgacgaagcgcttagctgccgcaacctctccgacgccgtcttcacgccggccgcggacatcgtcttctccgccgccgccgtaggtgtcctccgtcaccaagttagggcacggaagatcgaactgctctacctcatcttctactccgtctagcagttcatcgtgtggtaaattaaaactctctttttaccgtctttttgatccaatagattcatcctttctaccaaaagttgtttctgcctccacaaatttggatctaccctgttctgcatctcatatgatgccaagtatattcacttatgcttcacacgtagttagattcctcacttgtacttattcttggatacgtacaaatctggaaccaactctcaacatataagtgaatgtcttcgcgctatgaggtcaatgtcttctaaactgatttatcttcaaaatcttctgagaatgcatatgatctcttccccttccctcgcatctctaatgctgtcacaggtacatgtccgtgggagaatcccttggttctcatagtctacattcatttgcagaattcttacatcatcatatcaactctcccgaagccagttcctgtctgaccagcagacgaaagcctttgacagttttgaagccatttagtctgaacttcatggcaacagataagtcagcaaggaagggtggcagacagcgccgtgggaatacatcgaaggatttgccaccagacctctatgagctgtacaagacaaatccagaagaggattacaatcagcgaaAAACCCAAATCCAATgaattcgaagatattgggcagaacaatggtacaagtacaggttcatgacccaggagtatgctgagaggaatgccatcaagcgaccctggggagacatcttgtacaaaaatcttccacccaggtccagagctgaagccattgaacaaggcttctacccttgcatggtccgtggaccacaaccagctgatgccgacccatcttcattgctatggtgtcgtgacgacaatctgttcaagtgtaactttcagtttgccaagaactcggccaaagagaacaagaagtcgcggggattagacttcaacccaggtccctctgctcctcgtgccgatggcacacgcgaagctgaacccaatcttgttgggcccttctacaacctagaaagTCTCATCACTCACATTTTGTTTCAAGGGACGGccgtggatcaacctgcagatgacgctgattctaACGAAGCACATGCACCACTGAAGCccaagaagctgaagaaacccaaggcttcgaagccttccactgcaccaaaagcttcgcgagcgaagcctctggccactgctcctcctgcaccaagtgtgcagtcagaagatctctctcgcatctccaagtctgagaagaagaaaaagaagcccaTGCACACCACTAGTCCAGCTCTGACTCCTACTGCTGTTCTGAGGaatgagaatgacgccattgatctgtctagtgacgacgatcttggcgatgatgctcttgagctgctaataaagagcaagcaagaggcggaaatcttcaatgatcttcccctcttcgatGTGGACATTCTAAACaagttcattgacgagtggtttgatagcccaaatctcagctttgatgatcttcaacttccgattggcctcagcgtctccttccatggagccattgctcttgagctggctcttgctcagaaaattgttgagctgaagcacaagattgattatgaaaaggcttagttcaagaaacatgtggccaagctcagcgtgacagacgtccaaaacttcaagaccatgctgcatgagctcaaggaagcgtttcacaagaaatgtgaagaagccaaaggttctcgagagcgAATGAAGCTTCTGGCTgcaaagtgtgttcaagcttacaatgaagctgagaagcgcaaggcacttgggcgtcctggcatcgaccccaagatggctgccaagcagaagaagcctactgtggaccaagctgaaccatccaggcgggaagaacctcacattgtcttcccagccagtatgacaggcgtgaagcctaaggtccgcacagtggcttcagagcttcagaagacaagggcggctgaagccaaagccagaaagcgcaagaccaagaacaccactgacgatgctccacccaccaagaagcgttaaaccaagaagaaagatcgggctgctcccacagagccccttgtcgtcgagccaatttttgttgctcgtcctgcatctgcaaaACAAGAGCGTcgtttgatagttcatgagcctgcttccccagaggctcctgaagctgaagacactCCAGCTGTTGACCacaccacagctgaagacattggtcatcaagacaatgttgaagatgatgaagtccttccttagatcGAGCACAATGTGGTATATCATCGCatgttctcacgaacagcaaactcatcagcattggtcgtcctttgacgccaattgctcaggatgactcatgggctgatcacccacaagactcaccccgtgaagaagaaacaccagctactcccccaactcaagtcaccactccggtacttgaagattaagactttgtggcccaaccaactccatctccacaagcgtcgccagcgttccgcaggcttcgtaaaggacctaggccacaagtcactctgtcgagtgttccagaaggagaagagcgccaatcagtatcacgccaagtatttcctgaagcctctccaactacGAACAACTCCAAGTCTGAAGCCAATGCGGctaaagatattccggctgcatcagccgatgaacaagaagagccaagattggaagaagaacgtgttgctacacccccgtccaaccctgaagttgttctcgaggagaacgtgtccgaccctccagctactcaagtggaggttaacaacattgaggcgaccaccaacaccaacactgaagccaatgacattgtcatggctgaagctaatgtggcgcctgaagttaatgtggtgccCGAAGTGATGGCACCTGAACCCAATGCTACACCCgatgcaaatctgcagcctgaagccactgcccctgctcctgtaccgcctcctaggccacatactatcgagcaagcatacaattatggtcagctggtcactgtcagatggcctattctggttcctccacctgctgctggtctgcaatttgattaccatgtcgagcacaggcctcaggtccagaagcctaagccaagactgcccaggtttccaggtactgccacttcactagggtccttcaatgcaaatggcttcattgcgcacaacactttctttgatagtgccaagaacccctattccaagccaagaatttcatctgatcggttctggagctatcagcagcgcagctactactcttgtgttctctatgatcaagggcgcatctttcctcatatgcgtcttgactgtgaagctattgctggactgccctgcctagaagaagcccttgattgcttccgtgatgctggattgctgaactttgtgactgataaggagcattggaatgaagagctactggtacaattttatgctaccctccacattcgcggctacaacagggatccgaagacttgggtccttgagtggatgacaggcaatatcCATCATAAAGCCAAAGcccttgacatcattgagctaattggcctgcccactccaggagaactatatgagcctggttgtcaacttcaccgcaatgcattggaaagTATCTTCcacaagccagagcccaacatgagccaaatgctcaacatgatgaagcctctgccatgcGACGCCGAATACCCaagagagttctttgttgaagacctagagtatctgccccgcaccatctatcatatcatcaggcgaactctatggcctgtcaaaggacattcttctgcagcgaagcttgaaggagcgatgaagacattggtcttttacatcttcaatggcatcagcttcaatgctcaagacttctttattaggcaattggctgcatcaggctctgatctctttggtctgaaattctacgctccatgggttatgcgccttatcaagcttcattctgctgtcaactatcagccttctgctcgcaaccatctgatctttttgCCTGAGGTTGATGTgttagttgaagccatatacccagagcctgccaaggagcctgtttgtcttcacaatgctgatcaccaaagcttcacacagcccattgaaggagtccaggcagtcactcgtgtttatcctttggctggcaatacacgcctacctcaccgtgctcaaactgaagccactgaaagcactattgctcaaaggcctcggaagcgatctcgtgttctcaatgactgagagcttctcgttgccctgcatcagaaacaggataagcatcactactggttgaagcggcagatgcaaagcctcttggtggacgtcaatcgaattcgcaatcttgccaccaagaatgcctttgtcactcatgaaacctgtcggaggtcatggaagagtttgacgttGCTTAGTGCTaaagcagatcttcaagatgatggcttcactgaaagattcaagtttgactccactcctccaaggaatgttgtcttgtgtcgaactccgtctcttgaagaccctgactattcctcctcagctgcaacggtgaatgccagagtcatagatgatcaagatgatgctacttcaccaccttcaaCTTCAGCGCGTgttgacactgcaccaagttcttttgcaccgccaaaccccgacgccgaccctgcttcttctcctactccttctgggaacgagtagaggctctatgtcttcaaacctttttggtccttactgacaaaagggggagaagcatatgagttgatagtcttcaagcgggtccatatgggcggttgctttatattttgccaagtgcttacaactcccgcttttgatacatttggttctttgagttgtaacacttaaacttgatggtcgtctgctacttgtttgctattctgtgatgcgatgataaattccgcatatgtgatgataaatcccgcacgaagtcatattgcagacgtccatttttcattatgcatgtcattatcttcgttatatcaaatcatgcatgatgaattgtcttcataagttgaagaggatctccacaagtacaacctgccatgtgcatttgcattccaaaagcaaattacttatatgcacatcttcagggggagcctttgctacttatgaagacaatacctttatcctttataatttcacatacttttatccccgttgaaaacttcaaccagtttgtcatcaatcaccaaaaagggggagattgtaagtgcatctagtgccacccctagttggttttggagtattgacgacaaacctggttgagggactaatgtgtttgtgagaattgcaggataacacaggtagtagtccctcatgattcggtttacctaccggagatgacccctaaaaatgtatgaagacattgaagacaatggtggtatgtgaagatattcacattgaagactatgacatgagaagacatcgcgtgaagactatggagcgcgaagacttatttgtttcgttgttcccttttcttctttgttgagtcataggaaccaccgtactgttaagtggggtcccagtgaacaaagtcagagtgactgaagtgatgctcaaccaaatcctatgtcttcaagcgaagacaatgagagcaaatcttatccagagctggatgagtcagctttacttgtagcccaagtcaagttgccgcgtgtgtttgaaatctgaccgttggaacacgtgtcacttccttagtgacccagggtcatttcggacaaatcaggtcgggttgcctagtggctataaatagcccaccccctacaccataaattggtggctgctcagagttagtgcacggcttttgtcgtttgagagcaacccacctccgaagcttttgagagagagaaatccttgcgaggacaaagcccaaacacccagaggcaaagagtgttaggcatcgctGAAGTCTTtatgtccgcgtgacctgaagacttgttacacttgaggactgtgaatcctccagccggttaggcgtcgcgttctgagcatccaagagtcattgtggatcgccggtgaacgaagtctgtgaaggtttggaagtctaccttgaagacttaccagagtgattgggcgaggactaggtgtccttagcttaaggggaataaggtgaagacacggtcttctgagttgaatctcagcctccctaaccagacatacagttgtcacagcaactggaactggtccaacaaatcctttgtcctcaccaagtgactggttctatcctctccctctctttacttacagtttgtcttcgtgaagtcattgcctgcttgcactacctgtttgacttcactgtgtgactactatcgttgtttggcttcatactatcttccatcctgatctttactatctagctgctattagtcttcgtgctttcacttcattgtatacttgactatggcttgcttagtgtagtctaccttccgctgcatatcaataggttcatttctattgtttgtcttcgaaactctcatgttttgaagactttcataaaaatcgcctattcacccccctctagtcgataactagcactttcaagatcactaaatatgataagtttgtttccttgcaatagttttgcaatataaagatggtaatatgtaggaggtactagtgaatgattgtagtttagtaaaatattggtgctaaggtttgtgattcccgaagcatgcatgtgtAGTCTCTgtttatgctaagaagttggagcacgatttattattgagtgtcttcctttacGTGAAGGTCGGAGGCGCGcggtggttaactcctaccaacctcccccaaggggcatgcgtagtagtactttgcttcgagggctaataaattttcgCAATAAGTGTGTGAATTctctatgactaatgtgagtccatgaattatatgcactctcaccgttccgccatttgctagcctctcccGTTCTATGCAtagccctttctcacctcgagatgtggtgcaaatttcaccggtgcatccaaaccccgtgatatggtcATGTCCACTTCTTCGTCCGAATCCGATGAATCGAATAACAcatcttgaatcatttggtcaAGCTCCATCGGTCCATACTCCTCATTCGACGAAGCATCGGAATCCATCGTTTACCTAACAAAATCACAATAATTCCGGTCGGTCAATGTGTCGAACAAATCAAGCGCAAGGCGGAGCCGGAGAGTTGCCGGACGTACCACGGTGGCGTCCGGGCCGGCGACAACGTCCCCCCGCGGCAAGGACGGGAGAGCTCTTCCGAAGCTGACGGCGCAGAGCCTGGGGACAGTTGCGGAGCGGGCGCGACGGCAGAGCTGCGAGCcggacggcgaggaggaggaagaacaaaGGAGAGAGCAAATGGATCCGGCAGCTCGGGGGGTggggatttggtgcaatttggggTGGGGTCGGGTTACCGGGCCTGACGTGGCGGGTGTGCCTAGgtgcccccatatccgccccatatttgggctggatatgggggtgccggtcagcccgggcgtttgagggtcGTTTGAGAGgcccgtctgggtcaaaaaatcatgaccggGGCAGTGACCGAGCGACCTGCCCGGACGTATGAGGCGGATTTGAgtggtccggttgtagatgctctaaagtcctcaatgcataggtgcttagtttgttgTTGCTAAGCTTCTTTCCTTTAATTGTTTAATAACTAAACTATTTCATGCATAGGGCAAACTTCTTTCATTTACGTGTCTTGCATAGGTCCGCGCGCTTGGTATtcgttcttcctggggtcaccaaactcaTCTCCCTCCTCTTGCATTATTAGATTTTTTTTTGCCTATGTGGCATGCTCAGCACCGTACACAGTGAAGCACCGGAAGGGCCTAGGGAGCACTCACGTGAGGCACTGCTGTATCTAATGGGTGCGGCCGCTGACGTGTCAAGGCATCTTGTGCCAAGATTCGCGCAGGGCATCTGATGGTAACCAACACGTTCACTCCGAGCTCTAAAAACCCGACAGATATTTAGCCTTTTTAAAGAAAAAAAGAACACTAGCCTACCACCACAAGGGCATTAACTATAGTGGCACTACTTATCTACTGCCTCACCATTGCCACATAGAAAAATAGCAGGGAAACCACTGTCCCAAAATACAATGCCCAACGCAGCACTATCCTCATGCCGTCCTTTTTTACTTCTCATATTTCTCTCCCGTGTTTTACTCAAATCTCAGCCCAACACTTGGTTCATCCTCCCTATTTTCTCTTCTCATCTCTTGTCTTTCATTGACTCGTCGCTCGGGCTCCTCTGCAAGATCCCCCTTGAGTCTGCAAGCATCACGAACAACAATTAAGGACCGCCCAAACCTACTTGGAGCGTTGAGGCATCTGTCCACCGTGTAGTGTTGGCCATGCCCTAAGTAAGGAAGTCTCCTTGACAAGTTCGTCGCTTTcccgcaaaaaaacaaaaacaacaaaaacaagTTCGTCCTTTACAGTTCATAAAAAACAAATCCGAGCTTTTCCCATATACGGTGGCTCCATCAGccttgaaaaaataaataaaattggccCAGTTATTATACGATCCAGACTTGTTAGGCCGGCGCGGCTTTGCAGAGGTTGATCCGGTGGTTTGATTGCAGTAGTACCAAAAACTGCGCGGATGTCGTATAGTCAACAGTACCCGGCGAGAGACATGACGGAAAATGCTCAACAGTGCTTCCCGGAAGGTCGCTGTCCTGGTCCAGCGCGGCGCCTCCTCACCTCAAAATCCCAACCGTCCCTTAAAATTGACGTGACATTCAAATGCTCACCAAATCTCGCGATTCCATTTTTGCAAGTTCCTGTAAGTGGTGCGGAGGACAGGGCTCGGGAGGGGTCGTTGGCAGGCCACGATCGATGGGATCGATCGAGAGAGCAGCGCCTCGGTGGAAGCCGTGGCCGGAGTAGAGACGAACTACGCGTCCGCTAGGAGATGGAGATGGGATCATGGGGCGGGTCGGGAGGACTTTTGTTTGGGCGGTCGGCCAGTGGCGCACGCACGGGCGGCCTCGGGGCGCGGAGGCATCCATCGCCCGAAACCCCGCGCACGGCGCCTCCTCCCCGCTCTTTTCTTGGATCCAACGGCGACGAGAGAAAAGAACGAAAGCGTTTTCACGGCGTTTCACGTAGAGTCGGCACGTCACAAAACCCCGAGGCTCGGACATTTTTCTTTCAGTTCACGGGCCGATATATACGGTGTAGCCTGACCTCGGACCAACACCATAGAGTGGAAAAAATTCCAGTGACCATTTATTACCAAGTTGCAAGACTATTGGGTTTCAAgtgtcaaaaaataaaaataaataaagtaggAAGAGGGGTATGTATGTGGAGTATGATCCATGCAGATGCAGATGCGGTCCGTGGGCAGCTGCAGTGGCGCAAAAGAGGAGAGGAGGGACATGTCCCAATCGGTGTTCCGTGGGTTGGTTGCCCTGGCTCTGAATTCCCGGCGATCGGTTCGCCCCCGCGCCGGAAAGGGAGGACACAGGAGTTGAGACGAACAAGGCACAAGATTCGCCCATTTCCGGATCATGCAATCAGTCGCTGCCAACACCAACTTACGGCCGCGGCGCACAAATGCTTTCTTGTCCTCTCCTCTCTCCCAAACAACCGAATTTCGACAGCTTATTACTATCATGTGTCGTCGCCTCGCCTGCTTCCCTTCCCTCACAGAGTCACAGCAGATGAGACGAGGATAGATATACATACATGCATCGCGTCGCACGCGTGACAAaactgttttttgttttcttttcaccCGGGTCCCACCCACCCCAACCAACAAAACGCTGCGAGAGCGGCGAGACCAAATAAATGGGTTGAGATCTGAGATAATCTAGCTGTTTGTTGAATTTTAAAAACATTTCCCCCTCTTTTCAGATTCAGAAACACTAAAAACAAGACGAAAACCCTCGGCCCTTGTCGCCACTCCCTACTTCCTAGTCCGGGCCATCAAGGCCGCGGCCCACCGACAGCACAAAAGGCAGCACGTGGCCCCACATCCTTTATCACCGACACGCCGGCCCCACGAGCCCCGACCCCACCAGTCATCTACGGTTGGTGGAAGCCGCTGTTGGCTGTGCGAGCCAGCGCAGGCGATCCGGTGGGCCCGCGGCTCCACTGGGGCGCCCGGCCACTGCAGCAGCCAAGCCAAGCCAAGCCAAGCGAGCGCCTCTCCCCTATCTCTATCTATCTAATGGCCGGGAAGACATCCAAAGAACTCGCCATAATTCCAAACCACTGTGCCGCTGTAGCGCAGCACTCCCTCCTCGTCCTCCCTCAAGAACACGGAAAAAGATCGGGGCTTTTGGGTTCCGGACACCAAGGATTGGATATTTATTCTGTTTTGCGTTGCTTTGCTTTGACCGGCGCGGCGGTTCTTGAACTTGGGATGGAGTTGCAGGGGCCgggcgaggggaggggaggcgccgtCGCCTGATGTAGATTTCCCTTTTCCCTTTGCCTGCTTTGTTTATTCTGGCTCTGGGCGTTCACATCTCTCGCAGAGCTTTCGTGATCTGCCAATTGGAGGCCATGCGCGCGGGCCAAACAGGTGCTTGCCTTTCTTGCTTTTCATGATGTTGATTTGCTCTTTTGATGGCTGTGCTCGCCATGGATTGATTGCGTGTGGAGTTGGGTTTTCCTTCGGGGTTTGCGAATTTGACGGAGGGCAATTTGGTGGCAGGTTTGCTGTGCGGGAAGAAGTGATCGCATTTCGAGGCGGTGGTTTTCGGTGGAGATGAAGGAGGTGGGCGAGGAGAGGTGCCTGGACCCGCAGCTGTGGCACGCCTGCGCGGGCGGCATGGTGCAGATGCCGCCGGCGCGCTCGCGCGTCTACTACTTCCCCCAGGGGCACGCCGAGCACGCCAACGGCGGCGGCGGAAGCGCGGccgccgagctcgcggcggcggtcggGCCGCGTCCGCTGCCCGCGCTCGTGCTCTGCTGCGTGGCAGGGGTGCGCTTCCTGGCTGATCCGGAGACGGACGAGGTGTTCGCCAAGATCCGGCTGGTGCCCGTCGGCCCCGGCGAGGCGGGGTTCCGGGAGCCGGAGGGGCTCGGGGGCGACCCGGCGGAGGCGCGCGACAAGCTGGCCTCCTTCGCCAAGACGCTGACGCAGTCCGACGCCAACAACGGCGGCGGCTTCTCGGTGCCGCGCTACTGCGCGGAGACCATCTTCCCCAAGCTTGACTACAGGGCTGACCCGCCGGTGCAGACGGTGCTCGCCAAGGACGTGCACGGGGAGGTGTGGAAGTTCCGCCACATCTACCGGGGCACGCCGCGCCGGCATTTGCTCACCACGGGCTGGAGCACCTTCGTGAACCAGAAGAAGCTCGTCGCGGGGGACTCCATCGTCTTCCTGCGCACCGAGCACGGGGAGCTCTGCGTCGGGATACGCCGGGCCAAGCGGGTCACCTGCGGGGGCATGGAGTGCATATCCGGCTGGAACGCGCCAGGGTATGGGGGGTTCTCGGCCTTCCTCAAGGACGAGGAGAACAAGATGATGAACGGTGGCCCCGCCGGTTACGTCAAAGGCAGGGGGAAGGTGAAGATCGCCGATGTCGCGGAGGCGGCCACCCTTGCGGCCAACAGCCAGCCATTTGAGGTGGTGTACTACCCGAGAGCTAGCACGCCGGAGTTTGTTGTCAAGGCCGCCGCTATGCAGGCTGCCATGAGGATCCACTGGTGCCCTGGCATGAGGTTCAAGATGGCCTTTGAGACCGAGGATTCCTCAAGAATTAGCTGGTTTATGGGGACGATTTCTTCGGTTCAGGTTGCCGATCCACTCAGATGGCCGAATTCACCATGGAGACTTCTTCAGGTTTGTTCGATCTGATGATATCCATAGTTGCACTCCATCCTTTCTTCTCAATAAAGATGCATAGTTACATGACATGCAACTGCAAGATACGAATGCAGCGCACCATTTACACAACACTTCTCATTCAGATGCCTTGAATGGTAGTAGTAGCATGCAAAACATGACCAGCTTTCCGCGCAGTGTTGCCAAATTAATTGGTAATAATGATTCCCGAACCCCCTGATATCAACAAATCATCCTATTAATTAGTTCAACAACTGGCGTAGATTTACTGGAGTAAAATGTCACATCCTCCTTCGATTCCTTCTGACTTTGTATGAATTAGTGGAACAATCAATAAAGCTGTTGTACATAATTTACAATTGCATAGTACTAGTAGTTATGGAAGAAAAGGCT
This DNA window, taken from Triticum aestivum cultivar Chinese Spring chromosome 1D, IWGSC CS RefSeq v2.1, whole genome shotgun sequence, encodes the following:
- the LOC123181091 gene encoding auxin response factor 22; the encoded protein is MKEVGEERCLDPQLWHACAGGMVQMPPARSRVYYFPQGHAEHANGGGGSAAAELAAAVGPRPLPALVLCCVAGVRFLADPETDEVFAKIRLVPVGPGEAGFREPEGLGGDPAEARDKLASFAKTLTQSDANNGGGFSVPRYCAETIFPKLDYRADPPVQTVLAKDVHGEVWKFRHIYRGTPRRHLLTTGWSTFVNQKKLVAGDSIVFLRTEHGELCVGIRRAKRVTCGGMECISGWNAPGYGGFSAFLKDEENKMMNGGPAGYVKGRGKVKIADVAEAATLAANSQPFEVVYYPRASTPEFVVKAAAMQAAMRIHWCPGMRFKMAFETEDSSRISWFMGTISSVQVADPLRWPNSPWRLLQVTWDEPDLLQNVKCVSPWLVELVSSIPPIHLGPFSPPRKKLRVPQHPDFPLDGHLFNPIFHGNPLGPSNSPLCCYSDNNSPAGIQGARHAQFGLPLTDHQLNKLHLGLFHGGGFNRLDALTPSSRIPKGFVLSSAPAHDSVSCLLTIGTPQSTEKSVDRKTPHIMLFGKAILTEQQMTSSGSRETLSSGATGNSSPISTGLKAGNASDGSGSSICIGFSSQGHEASDLGLEAGHCKVFMESEDVGRTIDLSVFGSYDELYGRLADMFGIEKEEIISHLRYRDTAGAVMHTGGLPFSDFMKVARRLTIISGEKGGLAKPLIECMVQRV